The following coding sequences lie in one Alloacidobacterium dinghuense genomic window:
- a CDS encoding cytochrome c3 family protein, with protein sequence MAQIFDRSSNALARMSLVLTGLIVIALGVTLDQLQRSPWVTRQGQRADQPVPFSHKHHVQGLGIQCQYCHTSVEKSSYAGIPPTRTCMNCHAQIWTNAELLEPVRNSWATGQSIVWTKVHDLPDFVYFSHEIHVNKGMGCSTCHGRVDEMPIMYQQNTLQMEWCLNCHRHPAANIRPTSEIYNMAWTGPSELKPEWCAVKQSSKTGTPTAEDVTCTATDPTSNTGGQMASLQMLSVGLHGQAASDAGGAAVPATLNYQKFTSQEEMGKFLEAQYHIRNPRDLSSCEVCHR encoded by the coding sequence ATGGCGCAGATTTTTGACCGCAGCTCGAACGCGCTGGCACGGATGAGCCTGGTCTTAACGGGGTTGATCGTAATTGCTTTAGGTGTGACGCTGGATCAGTTGCAAAGATCCCCCTGGGTGACTCGCCAGGGGCAGCGCGCCGACCAGCCGGTTCCCTTCAGTCATAAGCATCACGTGCAGGGACTGGGTATTCAATGCCAGTACTGTCATACGTCGGTCGAGAAGTCGAGCTACGCCGGTATCCCGCCCACGCGGACGTGTATGAACTGCCATGCACAGATCTGGACCAATGCCGAGCTGCTTGAGCCGGTCCGGAATAGCTGGGCGACAGGCCAATCGATTGTTTGGACGAAGGTCCACGATCTCCCGGATTTTGTCTACTTCAGCCATGAAATTCACGTGAACAAAGGCATGGGCTGTTCGACTTGCCACGGCCGCGTCGATGAAATGCCGATCATGTATCAACAGAACACGCTGCAGATGGAATGGTGCCTGAACTGCCATCGCCATCCGGCGGCGAACATCAGGCCAACCAGTGAAATCTACAATATGGCGTGGACCGGACCGAGCGAGCTGAAGCCTGAATGGTGCGCCGTGAAGCAGTCCTCCAAAACAGGCACTCCGACTGCTGAAGACGTAACCTGCACGGCAACCGATCCAACTTCGAATACTGGCGGTCAGATGGCCTCGCTGCAGATGCTTTCCGTTGGACTGCACGGACAGGCGGCGAGCGATGCAGGCGGCGCTGCGGTTCCGGCGACGCTGAATTATCAGAAGTTCACCAGCCAGGAAGAGATGGGCAAGTTCCTGGAAGCGCAATATCACATTCGCAATCCGCGCGACCTGTCGAGCTGCGAGGTCTGCCATCGATGA
- the hpnI gene encoding bacteriohopanetetrol glucosamine biosynthesis glycosyltransferase HpnI: MLAVIVESITSILALCGLGFYLAALWSARDFVRRKRKNTNAFHPPVSILKSLKGFDHDMYASFVSHCRQQYAGDYEILFGVSSMEDASVAAVEQLKAEFPQIAIRLVLCPEVLGANGKVSNLALMVPQASFAHILINDSDIKVSPRYLARVVAPFANAEVGMVTALYRGRSHQTIGSKMEAIGISTDFAAGVLTARKLEGGIRFGLGSTLAMSREALDAIGGLRPLVDHLADDYELGARIAAKGYRVELADEVVETTVPAYTFRQFLAHQLRWARGMRDVRKKGYAGVVFTFGLPWAVLNVLAAGASLPSVALLSLVCAARVTVALAIGVGVLRDLEVLRDLWLLLPRDMIALGVWVWSYAGNTVTWRDQTFALKDGRMQRLTTTR; the protein is encoded by the coding sequence ATGCTCGCAGTCATCGTTGAAAGCATCACATCCATTCTCGCTCTATGCGGATTGGGTTTCTATCTCGCAGCGCTTTGGAGCGCCCGCGACTTCGTGCGCCGCAAGCGCAAGAACACGAACGCCTTTCATCCTCCGGTCAGCATTCTGAAGTCATTAAAGGGCTTCGATCATGACATGTATGCGAGCTTTGTCAGCCATTGCCGACAGCAGTATGCCGGCGATTATGAAATTCTCTTCGGCGTCAGCAGTATGGAAGACGCGTCTGTCGCCGCTGTCGAGCAGCTCAAGGCCGAATTCCCGCAGATTGCCATCCGGCTGGTTCTCTGCCCTGAGGTGCTGGGCGCAAACGGCAAGGTAAGCAATCTGGCGCTGATGGTCCCGCAGGCGAGCTTCGCTCACATTTTGATCAATGACAGTGACATAAAAGTTTCGCCGCGCTATCTGGCGCGGGTCGTGGCTCCGTTCGCAAATGCGGAAGTTGGTATGGTGACGGCGCTCTATCGCGGACGCTCGCACCAGACAATTGGATCGAAGATGGAAGCTATCGGCATCTCGACCGACTTTGCAGCCGGAGTGCTGACAGCGCGCAAGCTTGAGGGCGGGATCCGTTTCGGCCTCGGCTCGACGCTGGCCATGTCGCGCGAGGCCCTGGACGCGATCGGTGGGCTGCGGCCGCTGGTGGACCATCTTGCCGATGACTACGAACTCGGGGCGCGCATCGCGGCGAAAGGCTATCGGGTCGAGTTGGCCGATGAAGTTGTCGAGACGACGGTTCCGGCTTATACCTTCCGGCAATTTCTTGCACATCAGTTGCGGTGGGCGCGCGGCATGCGTGATGTCCGCAAGAAGGGATACGCTGGGGTCGTCTTCACCTTTGGACTGCCGTGGGCTGTGCTGAACGTGCTCGCTGCGGGCGCGAGCCTGCCGAGTGTGGCGCTGCTGAGTCTTGTTTGCGCGGCACGGGTGACGGTGGCGTTGGCTATCGGCGTCGGAGTGCTGCGTGATCTCGAGGTACTGCGCGATTTGTGGCTGTTGCTTCCGCGCGACATGATCGCGCTCGGTGTTTGGGTGTGGAGCTATGCAGGGAACACGGTCACGTGGCGCGACCAGACCTTCGCCCTCAAAGATGGCAGGATGCAGCGCCTCACTACGACCAGATAG
- a CDS encoding ABC transporter permease: MRIADSREAVRMAFETLRTNKLRSGLTILGIVIGVATVITISSIISGLNNNVQAWVSTLGTDVLWVFHMPVIGVRPTAEMLARKKLTFDDVAAIRNLPHVVAADGGVRHVNPIFQAGIVGVKYGQKKAQGTLLQGDSVQVAEVADIPLIEGRMFTEDEDQRRANVVILGYDTAQQLFGNDSGLGKEVNIENNAFTVIGVFDKRKQPFGGGRNPDDNAAFFPINTFMKLHPEDAVTGGVWVSVKYDDPKNRNLVQDEVRELLRRRRKVHVEAPDDFEIFGPDSLTRLWNQLTGGLAIFMVAVSSVGLMVGGVGVMNIMLVSVTERTKEIGVRKAIGATKRNILLQFTIEAMTLCALGGVIGIAAGGIITLLIRLLLSALPATMSSMWAMIGFTVSCMIGLVFGIYPAWKAANLDPIEALRYE, encoded by the coding sequence ATGAGAATTGCTGATTCGCGGGAAGCGGTTCGCATGGCATTCGAGACGCTGCGGACGAACAAGCTGCGCTCCGGCCTGACCATCCTCGGCATCGTGATCGGCGTGGCGACGGTGATCACCATCTCCTCGATCATCAGCGGCCTGAACAATAATGTGCAGGCATGGGTGAGTACGCTGGGGACGGACGTGCTCTGGGTCTTCCATATGCCAGTGATTGGCGTGCGACCCACAGCGGAGATGCTTGCGCGCAAGAAGCTGACCTTCGACGACGTCGCGGCTATCCGGAATCTTCCTCACGTGGTCGCGGCCGACGGTGGTGTGCGGCATGTGAACCCCATCTTTCAAGCCGGCATCGTTGGCGTGAAGTACGGCCAGAAGAAAGCGCAAGGAACACTTCTGCAGGGTGATTCTGTGCAGGTTGCGGAAGTTGCCGACATTCCTCTGATCGAAGGTCGCATGTTTACCGAAGATGAAGACCAGCGGCGCGCTAACGTGGTGATCCTGGGATATGACACGGCACAGCAACTCTTCGGGAACGACAGCGGGCTGGGCAAAGAGGTCAACATTGAGAACAATGCCTTTACTGTGATTGGCGTCTTTGACAAGCGCAAGCAGCCTTTTGGCGGTGGCCGCAATCCGGACGACAACGCGGCTTTCTTCCCCATCAACACCTTCATGAAGCTCCACCCAGAAGATGCAGTCACCGGTGGCGTCTGGGTCAGCGTGAAATATGACGATCCCAAGAACCGCAACCTTGTCCAGGACGAAGTGCGCGAACTGCTGCGCCGTCGCCGCAAGGTTCACGTAGAAGCGCCTGATGACTTTGAGATTTTTGGCCCTGATTCGCTGACACGCTTGTGGAATCAGCTGACCGGCGGTCTTGCGATCTTCATGGTTGCCGTTTCCAGCGTAGGTCTGATGGTTGGCGGCGTCGGTGTGATGAACATCATGCTCGTTTCGGTGACCGAACGAACGAAGGAAATCGGCGTGCGCAAAGCCATCGGCGCAACCAAGCGCAATATCCTGCTGCAATTCACCATTGAGGCGATGACGCTCTGCGCGCTTGGAGGTGTGATCGGCATTGCTGCCGGCGGCATCATCACGCTGTTGATACGTCTGCTGTTAAGCGCGCTGCCTGCGACCATGTCCAGCATGTGGGCGATGATCGGTTTCACCGTCTCATGCATGATCGGGCTGGTCTTCGGCATCTATCCGGCATGGAAAGCCGCGAACCTCGATCCGATCGAAGCCCTGCGCTACGAGTGA
- a CDS encoding TAT-variant-translocated molybdopterin oxidoreductase → MKTDKQLTVVQGERRDQEMKNNGLVMLEAQEQEKSQALTLEEVRAKLSGKTGKKYWRSVDELAEKPEFGELLSREFPQQASEWIDPVSRRGFLKLAGASLALAGLSGCTKQPDEPIYPYVKAPEDLILGKPMYFATAFPFPTGAVPVLVKSDAFRPIKVDGNPEHPYNKGGSDPLTQGTLLDLYDPDRSQHPTYRGETRSWVAFQAAWRSALADKKSAGGTGIYFLSGTVTSPTLAAQWKKAQATYPNAKWIQYDAVNRDSAYAASKAAFGDYLDAQYKLDAADVILSLDADFLSGAVQPGFHKLAKDYANKRRLDGTTEMNRLYVVESWTTTTGLKAEHRLALRASDIGPFAAALAGTLTSGSASYNGSDDAKKFLAAVAKDLKSNAGKCLVIPGEQQSSSVHLAAIAINEALGNVGKTVAYTETVNPLPSVQTSDFKSLVADMNAGKVEWLVILDSNPVYAAPADLKFDAALGNVKTIVHLGSHLDETGVMAQWHINSAHYLESWSDARAYDGTVTVVQPMINPLYGGHTAHEIVQAMLDNPDLSGYDAVRENWRQQLSGKGDFEFNWRKALHDGFIADTAFQPKGVGAAKAVSQGSNNQFGDLPVSARASSAGGADALEIVFRPDYNLYDGRFANVGWLQELPRPVTNLSWDNAAQMSYATLNQLDLAEHDVVEISVNGLKILAPVFAVPGHPDNTITLTLGQGRTHAGRVGSGQGFNAYALRSSDAPLFVSGANLRKTGDVYEFAVTKSHYTDHRAIAHGGDGSGTHSIEGNESMDRGIIRYATLEEFKQNPNFAHEGEGHDTPETTTSMFPAYRYDKNAWGMSVDMNACVGCNACVVSCYAENNIAVVGKHQVKVGRNMQWLRIDTYFEGDLAAPRAHLQPMACQHCENAPCEQVCPVGATIHTPEGLNTMVYNRCVGTRYCSNNCPYKVRRFNFLLFSDYETESLKLMRNPDVTVRSRGVMEKCSYCVQRINAAKIQADKENREIRDGEIVTACQQACPTNAIIFGNINDRASKVRKLKEQSRTYGVLADINTRPRTTYIAEVLNLNPELAEA, encoded by the coding sequence ATGAAGACGGACAAGCAGTTGACAGTCGTGCAAGGCGAGAGACGCGATCAAGAGATGAAGAATAACGGATTGGTAATGCTCGAGGCTCAGGAGCAGGAAAAGTCCCAAGCCCTGACGCTCGAAGAGGTCCGTGCAAAATTAAGCGGCAAGACGGGCAAGAAATACTGGAGAAGTGTCGACGAACTCGCGGAGAAGCCTGAATTTGGCGAGTTGCTGAGTCGCGAGTTTCCGCAGCAGGCTTCCGAGTGGATTGACCCGGTATCGCGTCGCGGATTCTTGAAGCTCGCAGGTGCTTCGCTGGCGCTTGCCGGTCTTTCCGGTTGCACCAAGCAGCCCGATGAGCCGATCTACCCGTATGTCAAGGCGCCGGAGGATTTGATCCTCGGCAAGCCGATGTATTTCGCGACGGCATTTCCCTTCCCGACCGGCGCAGTTCCGGTGCTGGTAAAGAGCGATGCTTTCCGGCCGATCAAGGTCGACGGGAATCCTGAGCATCCGTACAACAAGGGCGGCTCCGATCCGCTGACGCAGGGAACGCTGCTTGATCTCTACGATCCTGATCGCTCGCAGCACCCAACCTATCGTGGTGAAACGCGCTCATGGGTGGCTTTCCAGGCGGCATGGCGAAGTGCACTGGCTGACAAAAAATCTGCAGGTGGAACTGGCATTTACTTCCTGAGCGGAACCGTCACATCGCCGACTCTCGCGGCCCAGTGGAAGAAGGCGCAAGCAACTTACCCGAATGCGAAGTGGATTCAGTATGACGCGGTGAACCGCGATTCAGCCTATGCGGCGTCCAAGGCCGCGTTTGGCGATTATCTCGATGCGCAGTACAAGCTTGATGCGGCGGATGTCATCCTCTCGCTCGATGCGGATTTTCTCTCCGGAGCGGTCCAGCCGGGCTTCCACAAGCTGGCGAAGGACTACGCGAACAAGCGCAGGCTCGACGGCACGACAGAGATGAATCGTCTGTACGTTGTCGAAAGCTGGACGACGACGACCGGACTCAAGGCTGAGCATCGCCTAGCGCTGCGTGCGAGCGATATCGGCCCATTTGCTGCGGCTCTCGCTGGAACGCTCACATCGGGATCCGCCAGTTACAACGGGTCGGATGACGCGAAGAAATTCCTTGCTGCTGTAGCCAAAGACCTGAAGTCGAATGCAGGCAAGTGCCTTGTCATTCCGGGGGAGCAGCAGTCGTCCTCGGTTCATCTCGCGGCGATTGCTATCAATGAAGCGCTCGGGAATGTCGGCAAGACCGTCGCCTACACCGAAACGGTCAACCCGCTGCCTTCAGTCCAGACAAGCGACTTCAAATCGCTGGTCGCTGACATGAACGCCGGCAAAGTGGAGTGGCTGGTCATTCTCGACAGCAACCCGGTTTACGCCGCACCCGCCGATCTGAAGTTCGATGCCGCCTTGGGCAACGTGAAAACGATCGTCCACCTCGGTTCACACCTGGACGAGACCGGGGTGATGGCTCAGTGGCACATCAACAGCGCGCACTATCTTGAAAGCTGGTCGGACGCTCGCGCGTACGATGGCACGGTTACGGTTGTCCAGCCGATGATCAATCCGCTCTACGGCGGACATACGGCGCATGAGATTGTGCAGGCCATGCTCGACAATCCAGATCTGTCTGGATACGACGCAGTTCGCGAAAACTGGAGACAACAGCTTTCCGGAAAGGGCGACTTCGAGTTCAACTGGCGCAAAGCCCTGCATGATGGCTTCATCGCCGATACGGCCTTCCAGCCAAAGGGCGTAGGTGCAGCCAAGGCCGTGTCTCAAGGCTCGAACAATCAGTTTGGCGATCTTCCCGTATCTGCTCGCGCCAGCTCGGCCGGTGGCGCAGACGCGTTAGAGATCGTCTTCCGTCCCGACTACAACCTCTACGATGGCCGCTTCGCCAACGTGGGCTGGCTGCAGGAATTGCCCCGTCCGGTGACGAATCTTTCCTGGGATAACGCGGCCCAGATGAGCTACGCCACGCTGAATCAGCTCGATCTTGCCGAGCACGATGTCGTCGAGATCAGCGTGAACGGCCTCAAGATTCTCGCGCCGGTTTTCGCGGTTCCGGGTCACCCCGATAACACGATTACGCTTACGCTTGGGCAGGGACGCACCCACGCAGGCCGCGTCGGCAGCGGCCAGGGCTTCAATGCCTACGCGCTGCGCAGTTCGGATGCACCGCTCTTCGTAAGCGGCGCGAATTTGCGCAAGACCGGCGATGTCTATGAGTTCGCAGTCACCAAGAGCCACTACACCGACCATCGCGCGATTGCGCACGGCGGCGACGGCAGCGGGACGCATTCGATCGAAGGCAACGAGTCGATGGACCGCGGCATCATCCGCTACGCCACGCTCGAAGAGTTCAAGCAGAATCCGAATTTCGCGCACGAAGGCGAGGGTCACGATACGCCGGAGACAACGACGTCTATGTTCCCGGCCTATCGTTACGACAAGAACGCCTGGGGCATGTCGGTCGACATGAATGCCTGCGTCGGTTGCAACGCCTGCGTCGTGAGCTGCTACGCGGAGAACAATATCGCCGTTGTCGGCAAGCATCAGGTCAAAGTCGGTCGCAACATGCAGTGGCTTCGCATCGACACGTACTTCGAAGGCGATCTCGCTGCGCCGCGCGCGCATCTGCAGCCGATGGCCTGCCAGCATTGCGAGAACGCTCCCTGCGAACAGGTATGCCCGGTGGGCGCGACGATCCACACGCCGGAAGGCCTCAACACGATGGTCTACAACCGCTGCGTGGGTACCCGCTACTGCTCGAACAATTGCCCGTACAAGGTGCGCCGCTTCAACTTTCTGCTCTTCTCCGATTACGAAACCGAGAGCCTGAAGTTGATGCGCAACCCGGACGTCACCGTCCGCAGCCGTGGCGTGATGGAAAAGTGCAGCTATTGCGTGCAGCGCATCAATGCGGCAAAGATTCAGGCGGACAAGGAAAACCGCGAGATTCGCGATGGGGAGATCGTGACGGCCTGCCAGCAGGCCTGCCCGACCAACGCGATCATCTTCGGCAACATCAATGACCGCGCGAGCAAGGTGCGCAAGCTCAAGGAGCAGTCGCGGACTTACGGCGTACTGGCGGATATCAACACGCGCCCGCGCACGACCTATATCGCAGAAGTGCTGAACTTGAACCCCGAACTGGCCGAGGCATAG
- a CDS encoding ArnT family glycosyltransferase, translating into MKRFLFPILGLWLLLYGSFALVRPPLLDDADALHAEAAREMLLTHDWVTLHVNGIRYLEKAPLLYWSIATSFKIFGVHDWAARLPLALYALALFIVIFALGRRLFASLTAGFYAALCLLTASGIFGFTRILLPDVILCLWLSLAMYFFWKSLGEATPSLATALGFDICCALGVLTKGLVGAIIPFLIILIFLFMTRKLRHLLRWHPITGPIGFLIVAAPWHILAALRNPSIGSMGAAPSPKNVHGFLWFYFVREQFARYFSPTSHNFDSVPIPLFWLLLLAFIAPWSIYALIVLARHDWKGAFRREELDERQRVMMLLVIWIAVVMFFFSFPARQEYYVLPALPPMALLAGYWLADAEVSPAPAGKVVALILFIVGLLAAVASLLFAIYFKPLPIGTDVTQVLQEMTRSHRLFFGHFFDLTLRALGAFRVPLTITTAALLVGLTANLWFQFKEKVRMANCFLVGTVTAFLIAAHLALYILSPAISSQILANAIKPEIDKDDVIVVNGRYERASSLPFYLERQVQLLNGRGGGLWYGSFFPDAPEAFINNDALAQLWTGQNRVFLWTPLDQAPQLPGQSFVIGRSGGKEILSNQPSARGAEF; encoded by the coding sequence ATGAAGCGCTTCCTGTTTCCCATTCTCGGACTGTGGCTGCTGCTGTACGGCTCGTTCGCCCTCGTGCGTCCGCCACTACTCGACGACGCGGATGCTCTGCACGCCGAAGCAGCGCGTGAGATGCTGCTGACGCACGATTGGGTCACGCTTCACGTGAATGGCATTCGCTATCTCGAGAAGGCACCGCTGCTTTACTGGAGCATCGCAACCAGTTTCAAAATCTTCGGCGTTCACGACTGGGCTGCGCGATTGCCTCTGGCTCTTTACGCTCTGGCGCTCTTTATCGTTATCTTCGCGCTTGGACGTCGTCTCTTTGCCTCGCTGACGGCCGGCTTTTACGCCGCTCTTTGTCTGCTGACGGCAAGCGGCATCTTCGGTTTCACTCGCATTCTTCTCCCCGATGTGATTCTCTGCCTCTGGCTTTCGCTGGCGATGTACTTCTTCTGGAAATCGCTGGGCGAAGCCACCCCCTCGCTGGCGACCGCTCTCGGATTCGACATCTGCTGCGCGCTCGGCGTGCTGACCAAGGGCCTGGTCGGCGCGATCATTCCGTTCCTCATCATCCTCATCTTCCTGTTCATGACGCGGAAGCTCCGCCACCTTCTGCGCTGGCACCCCATCACCGGCCCCATCGGATTTCTCATCGTAGCCGCGCCCTGGCACATCCTCGCTGCGCTGAGAAATCCCTCCATTGGCTCAATGGGTGCAGCTCCTTCGCCAAAGAATGTCCACGGATTCCTTTGGTTCTACTTCGTCCGTGAACAGTTCGCGCGCTATTTCAGTCCTACGAGCCATAACTTTGACTCGGTGCCGATTCCGCTCTTCTGGCTGCTGCTGCTGGCTTTCATCGCTCCCTGGTCCATCTATGCGCTCATCGTCCTGGCGCGTCACGACTGGAAGGGAGCCTTTCGCCGCGAAGAACTTGACGAGCGTCAGCGCGTAATGATGTTGCTCGTCATCTGGATCGCGGTGGTGATGTTCTTCTTCAGCTTTCCCGCGCGCCAGGAATATTACGTGCTGCCTGCTCTTCCGCCCATGGCGCTGCTTGCAGGATATTGGCTAGCAGATGCGGAGGTCTCGCCAGCGCCGGCAGGGAAGGTCGTAGCCTTGATCCTGTTCATCGTCGGCCTGCTCGCAGCCGTCGCATCACTCCTGTTCGCGATTTACTTCAAGCCGCTGCCCATCGGCACCGATGTAACGCAAGTGTTGCAGGAGATGACGCGCAGCCACCGTCTCTTCTTCGGACACTTCTTTGACCTGACACTACGCGCTCTGGGAGCATTTCGCGTTCCGCTCACCATTACGACAGCCGCTCTCCTTGTTGGCCTTACCGCGAACCTCTGGTTCCAGTTCAAAGAAAAGGTGCGCATGGCGAACTGCTTTCTCGTCGGCACCGTTACCGCTTTTCTCATCGCCGCACATCTGGCTCTCTACATACTGTCGCCGGCTATCTCATCCCAGATCCTCGCCAACGCCATCAAGCCGGAGATCGACAAGGACGACGTCATCGTGGTCAACGGCCGCTATGAACGCGCATCCTCTTTGCCCTTTTACCTTGAACGGCAAGTCCAGCTTTTGAACGGGCGCGGCGGCGGACTCTGGTACGGCTCGTTCTTCCCGGATGCACCCGAGGCTTTCATCAATAACGATGCGCTAGCGCAACTGTGGACTGGCCAGAACCGCGTCTTCCTGTGGACACCGCTCGATCAGGCGCCACAGCTGCCCGGCCAATCCTTCGTGATCGGGCGCAGCGGAGGGAAAGAGATCCTCAGCAATCAACCAAGCGCCCGCGGCGCCGAATTTTAG
- a CDS encoding M20/M25/M40 family metallo-hydrolase, protein MPDKRFLSRLLPAVIFFANCLYTFAQLPPVPTDVRTGFEQIRETDLRADLAFIASDALQGRMSLQPGDDAAAEWIASEFAKAGLQPQVTDSSGRKSYLQPVPLIEYRPDRKASFVALRRSESEKKWQFPDVLGGYHDNVDISAPVVFAGYGITAPELHYDDYKGIDVQGKIVLVFDHEPQENDPHSIFNGTGNTRYATTRVKAMNAQAHGAVAILIVAEPNRKHPSNQERVARIGGSATRANPIPGQALADDALHIPAAVVSDAIAAELLSTAGASPSALQAGIDKDLSPQSRALPDTTVNLHFQNLSRTTGTAYNVAGLLQGSDPALSPETILISAHHDHDGSSPNASGGLDIWHGADDNGSGTVGVVELAHAFAANPLKPKRSILFVVFAAEERGLLGSYYMAAHPLRPLDTTRAMINFDMIGRDETPSEQTNGLIEIPKDTTNRLNLIGALYSPQYNQTVVAENEYVGLVLDDRFDHENALNVFFRSDQFPFVLHDVPAFWWFTGFHPDYHHTTDTADKIDYAKMTKILKLAYLTAWQFGTEANTPKFVANPVGN, encoded by the coding sequence ATGCCTGACAAGCGGTTTCTATCTCGCCTGCTTCCTGCTGTCATTTTCTTTGCAAATTGCCTGTACACATTCGCCCAGTTGCCGCCTGTTCCGACGGACGTGCGTACTGGATTCGAGCAGATTCGCGAAACGGACCTGCGTGCCGATCTTGCTTTCATTGCCTCAGATGCTTTACAGGGACGAATGTCGCTGCAGCCCGGTGACGATGCTGCAGCGGAGTGGATCGCATCGGAGTTTGCCAAGGCCGGACTGCAACCGCAGGTGACGGATTCTAGTGGCCGCAAGAGCTATCTGCAGCCTGTGCCTTTGATCGAATACCGTCCTGACCGCAAAGCGAGCTTTGTCGCGCTCAGGCGCTCTGAAAGCGAAAAGAAATGGCAGTTTCCGGATGTGCTGGGCGGTTATCACGACAATGTGGATATCTCTGCGCCGGTTGTCTTTGCCGGTTATGGGATCACCGCGCCCGAGCTGCACTACGACGACTACAAGGGCATCGATGTTCAGGGAAAAATCGTGCTCGTCTTCGATCACGAGCCGCAGGAAAACGATCCGCACTCCATCTTTAACGGAACCGGCAATACTCGCTACGCCACGACACGGGTGAAGGCAATGAACGCGCAGGCGCACGGCGCTGTGGCGATTCTGATCGTGGCCGAGCCGAATCGCAAGCATCCCTCGAACCAGGAGCGGGTGGCGCGTATCGGCGGCAGCGCCACGCGGGCGAACCCGATACCGGGACAGGCGCTAGCCGACGATGCGCTGCACATTCCGGCTGCAGTTGTCTCTGACGCGATCGCTGCAGAGTTACTGTCGACAGCCGGCGCAAGCCCGTCCGCGTTGCAGGCCGGCATCGACAAGGATCTCTCCCCGCAATCGCGCGCTCTTCCGGATACAACCGTAAACCTCCACTTCCAGAACCTGTCGCGCACCACGGGAACGGCATACAACGTGGCCGGGCTGCTGCAAGGTAGCGATCCGGCGTTGAGCCCGGAGACGATCCTCATCAGCGCGCACCATGATCACGATGGATCTTCGCCGAACGCGTCCGGCGGTCTGGATATCTGGCATGGCGCGGACGACAACGGGTCGGGCACTGTCGGCGTTGTGGAACTGGCGCATGCCTTTGCTGCTAATCCATTGAAACCAAAACGGTCGATTCTGTTCGTTGTGTTTGCTGCCGAGGAGCGCGGCTTGCTCGGCTCTTACTACATGGCGGCCCATCCTCTGCGGCCTTTAGACACGACGCGCGCCATGATCAACTTCGACATGATCGGGCGCGACGAGACGCCAAGCGAACAGACAAACGGGCTGATCGAGATTCCCAAGGACACGACCAACCGCCTGAATCTGATCGGAGCACTTTATAGCCCGCAGTACAACCAGACCGTGGTCGCAGAAAATGAGTATGTGGGGCTGGTGCTCGACGACCGCTTCGATCACGAGAATGCGCTGAACGTTTTCTTCCGCAGCGATCAGTTCCCCTTCGTGTTGCACGATGTCCCGGCCTTCTGGTGGTTCACCGGCTTTCATCCGGACTACCACCACACGACAGACACAGCGGACAAGATTGATTACGCGAAGATGACGAAAATTCTCAAGCTCGCGTATCTCACAGCTTGGCAGTTTGGCACAGAGGCGAACACGCCGAAGTTCGTTGCCAATCCTGTCGGAAACTAG